Proteins from one Cellulosilyticum lentocellum DSM 5427 genomic window:
- a CDS encoding dipeptidase yields the protein MKYFDLHCDTATECFERHLELYRNNLQLSIERGLDFEEWVQVYAIWMNDNLRGEAAYKHFCKVYNYLILELQKNESLVRLCTSGREINEALEKGKRVALLAVEGSAALGGKLEHIEDLYNKGIRFMTLTWNGRSEVADGCMQESAGGLTDFGKAVVSEMNRLGMIIDVSHLAEKGFWDVVSHSDKPFIATHSNSKKICDHPRNLSDEAFKTIVERKGLVGMNFYPTFINGTTEASIKELLPHISHFLELGGENVIALGSDFDGATMPMDLPNIEKVECFYNELVKNYGKIISDKICFKNALNFTNILNN from the coding sequence ATGAAATATTTTGATTTACACTGTGACACGGCTACAGAGTGCTTTGAAAGACATCTAGAGCTTTATAGAAACAACTTGCAATTAAGTATAGAACGAGGCTTGGATTTTGAAGAGTGGGTACAAGTTTATGCCATTTGGATGAATGACAACCTTAGAGGAGAAGCAGCATATAAGCATTTTTGTAAAGTGTATAACTACTTAATATTAGAGCTACAAAAGAATGAGAGTTTAGTACGACTATGTACAAGTGGTAGAGAAATAAATGAAGCATTAGAAAAAGGAAAAAGGGTGGCCTTATTAGCTGTAGAAGGTTCTGCAGCACTGGGAGGAAAGCTAGAACATATAGAGGACCTTTATAATAAAGGGATTAGATTCATGACATTAACATGGAATGGCCGCTCTGAAGTAGCTGATGGGTGTATGCAAGAATCAGCAGGTGGCTTAACAGACTTTGGGAAAGCAGTAGTAAGTGAAATGAATAGATTAGGTATGATTATAGATGTGTCACATTTAGCAGAAAAGGGATTTTGGGATGTAGTAAGCCATAGTGACAAGCCATTTATTGCAACGCATTCTAATAGCAAGAAGATATGTGATCATCCAAGAAATTTAAGTGATGAGGCTTTCAAGACAATTGTAGAAAGGAAGGGACTAGTGGGAATGAATTTTTACCCTACCTTTATTAATGGGACTACAGAAGCGAGTATAAAGGAGTTACTGCCTCATATCTCACATTTTCTAGAACTTGGTGGAGAGAATGTCATTGCCTTAGGCTCTGACTTTGATGGTGCTACTATGCCTATGGATTTACCTAATATTGAAAAAGTAGAGTGTTTTTACAATGAGCTGGTCAAAAATTACGGTAAGATTATAAGTGACAAAATATGTTTTAAAAACGCATTGAATTTCACCAATATACTAAATAATTGA